Proteins from a single region of Aythya fuligula isolate bAytFul2 chromosome 3, bAytFul2.pri, whole genome shotgun sequence:
- the DEGS1 gene encoding sphingolipid delta(4)-desaturase DES1, producing the protein MGNAVAREDFEWVYTDQPHADRRKEILAKHPEIKALMKPDHNLIWVVVLMVLAQLTAFYLVKDLDWKWVVFWAYVFGSCISHSMTLAIHEISHNSAFGNSKAMWNRWFGIFANLPLGLPYSISFKRYHMDHHRYLGGDGIDVDIPTNFEGWFFCTRFRKFIWIVLQPFFYAIRPLCINPKPITRLEIINLLAQLSFDVVIYYLWGVKSIFYMLAGSVLGLGLHPISGHFIAEHYMFLKGHETYSYYGPLNLLTFNVGYHNEHHDFPNIPGKSLPLVKKIAAEYYDNLPQYNSWIRVLYDFVMDDTISPYSRMKRQLKGEVKQD; encoded by the exons CTAAGCATCCCGAGATAAAGGCGTTGATGAAGCCAGACCACAACTTGATCTGGGTGGTCGTGCTGATGGTCCTGGCGCAGCTGACTGCCTTTTACTTGGTTAAGGACTTGGACTGGAAGTGGGTGGTCTTCTGGGCGTACGTGTTCGGGAGCTGTATTAGCCACTCCATGACTCTGGCCATTCACGAGATCTCCCACAATAGTGCTTTTGGCAATAGCAAAGCCATGTGGAACCGGTGGTTTGGAATATTTGCCAACCTCCCTCTTGGTCTCCCGTATTCGATATCCTTCAAGAGATACCACATGGATCACCATCGATACTTAGGAGGCGATGGAATCGACGTGGACATCCCTACCAACTTTGAGGGCTGGTTTTTCTGTACCCGCTTCAGGAAGTTCATATGGATTGTTCTTCAGCCGTTCTTCTATGCCATTAGACCCCTCTGCATCAATCCCAAACCAATTACTCGACTCGAAATCATCAACTTGTTGGCTCAGCTTTCCTTCGATGTTGTGATATATTATTTATGGGGAGTCAAATCCATTTTTTACATGCTTGCTGGTTCAGTACTTGGACTCGGTTTGCACCCGATTTCAGGACACTTCATAGCTGAACATTACATGTTTTTGAAGGGCCATGAGACTTACTCCTATTATGGGCCACTTAATTTGCTCACTTTTAATGTTGGCTATCACAATGAGCACCACGACTTCCCCAATATTCCTGGCAAGAGCCTCCCACTG GTGAAGAAGATAGCGGCTGAATACTATGACAACCTGCCACAGTATAACTCGTGGATTAGAGTGCTTTATGACTTTGTGATGGATGACACAATCAGCCCGTATTCACGCATGAAGAGGCAATTGAAGGGTGAAGTGAAACAAGATTAA